From Garra rufa chromosome 19, GarRuf1.0, whole genome shotgun sequence, the proteins below share one genomic window:
- the il7r gene encoding interleukin-7 receptor subunit alpha — MAGVLCMLIVVLCPLVLSESGDYDGSDKEVTCTSTLTVLQSNLTCSLNDGPTEEVKFMTLCKVEDKKEECKVAIPGPRNFTFKDLTVSAKYELRIGEDVIERDIELSQIVKIPAPEMKRATYIKDTEEVFIWFEHSHEYVKNPKFQVEIWGDKLADKPISPTINYRNFTISKDRLGGDGVYYTRVRAKPHAFFDGNWSEWSSNASFTIKSSSVTTTENNFDLPMVSYIITFFVILVIIIGCGTLRWRTQIKDYITPNIPHPKTTLAQMHRGLPFIFSPEIFSDVFIHRVDYVDEKPSAAELQDGLDEHRYSQASSSCTSVSEMDMKADECLPREQSHLKIRLLDESDLSKDSENSSSQSLPTPQRECKDEAYVTMSSLFKTQ, encoded by the exons ATGGCCGGTGTTTTATGCATGCTCATTGTTGTTTTGTGTCCTTTGGTTCTGTCTGAGAGTGGAGATTATG ATGGGTCTGATAAAGAAGTGACCTGCACATCCACTTTGACCGTCCTGCAAAGTAACCTAACCTGCTCGCTAAACGACGGACCCACTGAGGAGGTCAAATTCATGACACTCTG CAAAGTGGAAGATAAAAAAGAAGAGTGTAAAGTTGCTATTCCCGGACCACGAAACTTTACCTTTAAGGATTTGACCGTTTCAGCAAAATACGAGCTACGCATAGGAGAGGATGTGATTGAAAGAGACATCGAACTGTCACAAATAG TCAAAATCCCAGCTCCTGAAATGAAACGTGCCACTTACATTAAAGACACAGAAGAAGTTTTTATATGGTTTGAACACAGCCATGAATATGTTAAAAACCCTAAATTCCAAGTGGAAATCTGGGGGGACAAACTTGCAGACAAG CCTATCAGCCCCACTATAAACTATAGGAACTTCACTATCAGCAAGGACAGACTTGGTGGAGATGGTGTTTACTATACACGTGTTAGAGCTAAACCTCATGCGTTTTTTGATGGCAACTGGAGCGAGTGGAGTTCAAATGCCAGTTTCACTATAAAAA GTTCTTCAGTTACTACCacagaaaataattttgaccttCCAATGGTCAGTTACATCATCACCTTCTTTGTCATTCTGGTGATCATCATTGGTTGTGGAACCTTGCGATGGAGAACACA AATAAAAGACTACATTACGCCAAACATCCCACACCCGAAGACAACTCTTGCACAAATGCACAGG GGCCTTCCTTTCATTTTCAGTCCTGAGATATTCAGCGACGTCTTCATACACCGTGTGGATTACGTCGATGAAAAGCCATCTGCTGCTGAGCTTCAGGACGGCCTGGATGAGCACCGCTACAGCCAAGCCAGTTCCTCATGCACATCAGTGAGTGAAATGGACATGAAAGCAGATGAATGCCTTCCAAGGGAGCAGTCCCACCTTAAAATTAGACTATTAGATGAATCAGATCTGTCGAAAGACAGCGAAAACAGCAGCTCTCAGAGCTTACCGACCCCTCAGCGAGAATGTAAAGACGAAGCCTATGTCACTATGTCCAGCCTCTTCAAAACCCAATGA